Part of the Vigna angularis cultivar LongXiaoDou No.4 chromosome 1, ASM1680809v1, whole genome shotgun sequence genome, TTCAGTGATTATTCAtcattaaaagttataaatatctCACAATTAATTTCTTATGGCAATAATTAAATTGTCGCTGGTACTTTTGTCACTATTCTACTTgtgacaatatttttaaatgtcaccaaaatcaagttttattgtgacaaaaataattgtcacttttaattatatacaataacaaaataataaattgtcaCAAATATATAGCTAATGGTGACAAATTAGTCGTAAcaatattctaatttatttgtgacatttttaaatttttactaaaattgatttttgttgttAACAATGTTAACTATTTAtgatcattattaattattttataataaattttatcatcatcatcattggAAGTTGTGTTGATGCGAAATTGTGACATATTACTTTCTCGTCATAATAAAtagacaaattatttaaaatgttaaaataaatcaacatcaaatataagtattaaaatataaaatgttcattacattttaaatgataaaaatacaCATTAAATATGTAAGAATGAATCCAAACAATATATACAGTAGACCTATCtctactttaaaatatttaaattaaataagtatttcaaatacaataataaacCGTAATATCTTGAAACATCTTCGTCCtgcaaataaataaaagaaaccattaatattttaataatgtgaAGCTGTAATTGCAAGATACGAATGACAAATTTCAAATAGCAAAAACAACTTACTTTATTTATGAAATACTTGAAGAGCTAGATTATCCAATAAATGATCAAGCCTCTTAATAAAGTAATTATGTGATATCTTATATATCTTTCCATCACTGTTACATAAAGGGCTTTTACCTATGGTTAAAATGATTCTCTAATGACCGATTTTTGAATCATCATAAATATAACCATCGTTAAAAGTTTGGACGAAAGTTTAAATGATTgttattaaaagattaaaaaccaTGACAGTTCAAATGATTGttgttaaaagattaaaaatcatGACAGTTTGGTGTTGCTTATagttaaatacaaaaaataaatttaaaaaaaatagaaaaaacatcatttttttcaaatgctTCCAATTGTCTTTGGGGTAGGATTTACTATGAAGCAATGCCAaccaaacaaatatttataatacttCTTAATATTATCAAAACCACAAATTTAACATTACATTAAACAATACAATTATCTTTAAGTAATAACACTaatcaaatatctttaaatcctatctaattttacaaataataaaccttactcattttaaaaaaataaaaatgaagtaaaataaaataaacttatgtAGAGTGGAGAGCGAACACGAGGACAAGAACAATGTGTTACAAGAAGCAATCGAACGAGCGGTGACAACAAGAATGCGAACCTGTAACAGTGGTGTGGAGACTTACTACTAATGGTGGCAAGGCATACAAACGTACGACGACAATGCGATACAAACAACAGAGGTAGTGAGTCTTAAACAAAGGTTACAACAGAGTGCACAAATGAGTGTCATTTCTCATATGAATCACTTTTAATGATGATTGTATACAAtaacttttgttgtttcttCACTTCACCACTTTTAACGACGATTGTCGAAGAACCATTGTTGTAAAGTTCAcctaaattagaaaaaaatcacTGCATTTCATTTGAcgacattaactttttaatcgTCATTATATAATGTTTTGAAAGTCCATTTCATAACAAACTTTTGATCATCAATTATTTGACATTGAGATTGTAATTTAGTTTGAAGTTGAATATTAATCTCATAAATTACCGGTTGTGGTTTGATAGTGCACGACTCGATAGTGGTCCAGTAAGAAGTGGAACAATATACCCAACAAACATTAAATATCGTTAGGATATATTATGATACTATGTTAAAAATggactttaaatttaactcaatttcacAAAATCAGTTTGTAAGGTAAAACTTAAACatactatatattataaactaacATTATTTCTAATCGAGGTGGActcccataaaaaaaataatttaaaagcgTCATCGTATTttaaaacttcatttttattaagACAGGCATACCGTTGAGATTCGATGAAAGGGACCCCAAAGATTCCTCTGTCTTCCAGTCGACACTAATaccaaagtatttttttatctttttaaaatgtGAGTGTGACCATGTTACAgtgattattaaataataagaataaaataagcaATTAAATAAGCACCCCTCGTGCACTACAGCACAAAATCTAGACTCTAGCCACCACAGCTACCCTATTGCACTTTGCATCTTatgatttcatttttcaaataaaaaacaataaagttgAGAATTTAGAATTAATAGTACTAAttaatctcttttttttattcccTTCATATTGATTCTCCGTACTTTAGCTATTCAATTTTGTGTAGTAGAAGAAAAAGTGAGGTTCCATAGTCTCTGGAAGCCAACTCTTTTGGAAGATTCTCCATCTCCAccattactttatttatttgcttCATTCATTCTTTCGTAATTTGATGCATTATCATTACGAAAACGACAGCTACAGTGACAATCTCAAGTGGTAGGGACTATGCCCTTCTTGACTTTACTTTCTTGACCACTCCCACATGATTccttaatttcattaattaacttaatttcATTGATTAACGCACACACATTAGTTGATGCGTGCAATCATTTGGTCATCTCTatgatttcttatttttttagatttattctttcaaataaaattatttaattattgtttaattctacataaaaatatttaggatTAAAAACAATAGTGACGGCTTCAATAAGCACTTAAATATCTTTACTTGACATCCATTTAATATCAATCACACTAGAACTCGTAAatcttttacatattttttagtataaaatcATATGATTTCCATAATGAGTATTCACTATATCTTATACAAGACTAGGTCACTAAGAGTGTGATAGCTGATTATAGGGTGTGAAGATAGTTATATAATTAGGTCatttatcaaattaattattacgattttaaaaaatgatatataatcaaatattagTTTATTTCGTGATAAAATGcctatatatataatcaaatattttaaaatatttaaaatttatgggaaatattgaatataactcaaacttttatttatatggttgggctcaagaattaattattttttacaatcaCATTTGATGAAATCATTCttttatttcacaaaataatttcatactagatcaagaaataatatataatttgtatttatctTAATTACAAACATGctacatatataaattttataacgTTAGGAATCTAAGCTTCCAAAGTATTATTATCAGCAAAACTTGAAATAAGATTaccatattatattattaagacGATTGCTTGCTTTAAGTATACAAAATAGTAACATACACATTGATACTGATGCAAATAACACATAACATTATTTTACGTCATCATGGATATAtagtcatttttattattatcatcaataatatattatatcattatGTATATATTGAGTTCATGCATATGAATATTATGATATCACATTTAACCATATATCATGTTATGACTAGATGCAAAACATTCTCTAAAAGactctaaaatataataaataagtcCGTCAGAAGCTAATATCTTAACTAACTTATGTCTATGATATTATATGACACAAAAGATATGCTACTAAACTATAtgtaaattaatcaaattttcatTACCTGAAGTCGTATTTGTGTGACTAGATGACATTAAAGTTGAAATACCTTTGTTAATGTAAGTTTCATGTTTATCATTGTTAACCAAGGCTTGATATCATCCCGAGTATCCTACATCACCCATCTAAGACAAACCttaatatagatatatttaaaatggaaaCGAGAAGAAGACAAAGGCGAATAAAAATGAGGTGGATATGTATATCCAATTTTAAAACctaaatattatcaatatttatatttgtaattgtcaattttagaatttttcataaatattagaATTATTCAGATAATACCAACAGAAACAAATTTATTGTCCTCCGTGTCTCAAAGAATATATGACCCTCAATTTGTAATTGTGCTTACTTAGCTCGTCAACCAcatcttagaaaaaaaatgagtttgtttgtttttccaTATGAATCTATAAGTCCAAAgattataataatgaaaatgtattagtaataataataataatataactttttttaatttttattaccaTCAAACAATCTCAAACTCTTAAAGtggtaattttaatttcttccgAAAAAGGTAAACATTACGAAAATAAAAGGAAGTTTATTCGGCAATAAGTGGCATTGACCTATAATCTAAACAAATTCACGGTTGATACCTAGGAAGAGAAGGGAATAAATATGGTGTCGCCAATTAACAGtgaaaataataagaaagaataaaaagatatatgTTAATTATAAAAAGGAAGTGTAGCAATTAAGAAAATGTTTAGCAAGTACACGATCTCATATTTTACGGTgtaaatttcataaaaacatTATTGTATATATGATAGAATAAATACCTCCTCCGGCTTCaaatgtaacaaaataaaataactcatttatattaattaaaaaattagaaagaagcATTTAGTTATATTGATTTTACTTCATAGATATTTGTTCCAAATGACTTTTTTAACTTGATATCAAGAAGAAAAGAgacattaaaaatacatttccaaattttttttaataatatcattatatagggtaaaactaaatatatttatgcTGAAAAAAATTTTCTCTGTATTTCGGTGGAAAGAGTACCATATATATTGTATGATTAAAGCGGTTAAAGCACAATAGTcctcatttattaatttatatttttaattgtatcccatgtatacaaaattaatagaaaacataaaatgCAGTTAATAACTTTTCACAAAGTAAGACAGCTTAACAAAGaacatcaaattttaataacagAGTATACATCTAATAAAGAGATAAATATAAAGTGAGAAGAAAGACAAAAGTATGATATAAAGTGATCggaaaaaaagtttatatatagtgattatagtcaaaatttatataataagattATTCTGTCGGAAAAGTTAATGCGTATCTCACTCCACCATAATGACTAACGAAACCCCGTCAAATCATGGTTCTCATATGAACCATCCTTTTGGAACCCGTAGTTGCTTTTTCTTCAAGTATACATCACATCGTACAATAAACATTGCTATATTTTTACTTTAGAGCATGATGCATAAGAATATTCTAGTCGATTTTGttgaaaatgaaactaaaatttCTGAGTTGAGACGAGAGAGACGCAACATTAACGTAGTACGTggttttgtatgattttgacaAAGTTGCGACAGAAGAAGGGTTCCATACATTAACCAAAGCAATCTTAATTAAATGTACCATAAGGCGGCTAGAGTATCAATGCTAAATCTTGGTCTTTCCATTTAATACCCAATGAAATGAATATTAAATGCAAGGTATCAGTGGCTACTGCAAGTCAAACACAAATACAAGaatctttatcattttttagGTTTGAAGCTGCGGCTGCATAATCATGCAACCCATTTGAAAACTATCGTCCCATAAACAGAAATAGTATATAGTATTTGAAACAGAGGACCCCATACATGTGTGCACAGTTGAAATGGTCGACCATAGCAAAAAGGATTTCTGATGAGAAACAGAGGCCATTCACTTGTAGTGGACGGGGAAGGTTGGGGCAATGCCCATTTCTTGCTGCAGGCTCCATTTTTGATGGTGCGCATGCATGTCtaccaaatatttttttaattatttctttttcataaacCTTTCAACTTGTACCTGTTTGCACTAGAGAAAAATTTTTAcgaatattttattgtttattttggaCCTTCTGAAAGATTTGATTCATCACTGAAGTAACAGTTGTGAATTAATatgggaagaaaagaaagtgtttttaaaTGGCCGCATGTGGTGCTGATATAGTTTCcctttatattttgaatattttaaaagcaTTGAGAAAATAAGCTTTTCTGTGGCACGGTAAAGATGATTCATACATTTTGGGTTTATCAGACGAAGTGTaccacaaaaagaaaaaggtttaaGAATAATGTAACCAGAACCCTTTAACTTCGTATTGATATATAGCTAAATAGAAGTTATTTCCTTATATATTGAAATACTGTTATTGACAAAAGTAGAAGATGATTATTCAagagtaaattttgataatgataAAAGTTAGCTCAAGAACTCagtcataacaaaaaaaaactattgaaaaagagttatattttgtttatgtatttaattGAGCTTGGTAAGAAGTcatatataagtaaataaatttttgcagaatttagtttatatacacataagataccttcATTGGTAAGAGGTCTTTTGGACTGGTACCAAAAGTAAATCCGTAAGGACTTaacccaaagcggacaatattttatcagtgtggagatctatgtcTATGTGTGTGTCGAACCTCCctacaaatggtatcagagcccatgGTTCAGGTCTGGTGACCGAACTCAGTCGAGTACGTCCCTCCTTGATCAGGTGAAGCCATGACAAGTGGCTAGTGGCAGATAGCCAGATGAATCATGAGAGGTGAAGAGCAAGAGATGCTCAATGTTGTGACCATGGATTGTGAAAGGGGGCAACGAGATGTTCCGAATTAACCATGATGTACTCGAGGATAAGAGAcattttggagtggtaccaaaaacaaatccgtgagggcttgacccaaaataaacaataccagtatggagatctatgtgtatgtgtgtgagTTGAACCCTCCCTACAAAAACTATATGATAACCgattattattaatgataattgattaccTAATTGAAATTAAGATTTCAAAAGAGATtatatgataattgattattattgtcgataatcaattatcataaaaaaaatattttcagaaaaGTTTATGATGATCGGTTAtctctttatataatatattattagtgACAATTGTGACTTGACAGATATTCTTGACCTAATTTCCAAATAAAAAGTCTATATATTCTTAGGGAGATCTATTTCGAAAACAACTTTTGTTTGGAAGGAGTCTTCTTTTATCTGGAAGGGGTCTCCTTGTTATTGAGAGAAGGGAGATTCACTGCAAGACAGTCTCATATGCTCAAGTCACTAAGAAAGTTAAGATCTTTGAATAATCGTGTGTATTAGGATTTATGATAGAGTGTGAGTGTATGTATTCCTTGCATAATACTAACCATATTTATAGGATTAAAATAAGtcatgtatatttttattgaaataatactTATCacgaaaatataataataatataataaataataataaaataataaataataaccaGGACGtgaaattatcaaaatttattatagtatataaaagtggtttaaataaatgtaattttagaCTCCGGTAAAGAAactttaaaaactttattaGATTATgctttttaatatacatattcgATAGGATAGTAAGAATTCTTAACAACACtatcattatatttaatataattctgttttagaaaggaaaaatttgttatttatgttGGCACACTATTTTACCGTCTACTTGAATTATATGTATCTATTGAAGTGGGATTTTCGAagtttaacataaaattaattattattattattatttatttatagttttatctGATACTTAATTTACTATTAGTTTATATACATGCATATTTATTGTGATATAaactttagaaaataaaataaaaagttttataaataattaattaaagtcaggaaaaattattattcattttatcctttttagATTGGAACggataaaatatagtttataaatacTTTGTTTTATTAGTCAAAAATTAATCTTTGAGCTTTGTTttggcagaaaaaaaaaactagtgcTTGatgttttttatcatttatattgATGTTCTAACTTAttgttataagaaaattattaaataatgacttgtgaaaacaatatatttagaaactaattttttaattagaaataaattatttttgtagttaaaacttgttaattaatattaatgactaatttaaaaattatttcataatagaaactattttaattactaatGGAAAGACtgattataatttttgaaattatatttaggGATTacttcataataaaaattattttaattactcaTGTACAGATGggttataatttttgaaattatgttaGTTATCaatcatttttagtttttaaattagttaCTATAGTGTTATTTTAGGATTTTCttgtagtattttttttttatcttttatgaagaattttttattgtattcaaGTTATAACATCTTTATTAATGgattttacttataaaaatatcaaatctaAAGATAGTTTTCAGTAAATGTTTGGGATAGTTTGAAGGATAAACGtcatatataaactaaaaacagGTAAAGCACTTTGCCATTAATTTTTCTCAGATCCTCTGTTACTAAAAccaaattaagtttttttttttgttagatcTTTGAATCGGTCATTTAATTAGTTTGCCATTCCAATTGACTCTGGTTATTCATATATAACTAAGTTAGTGTTTCTGAGGATTTTTAAATGGCTGGTTTGTAATTCTTTTTCGTAATAcacaagttattttttttttcaaattcgagtaaaaacaataataagtGACAAAAATTAATATGCTTATACATAGAAAGGTTGACTTACAAAAGTCTTGCTCCATAGACTCAACATTTGACATCATAAGATCCGTTTATCGTTTATAGCATATTAAAATGAACGTTAAAACATAAGATAAGACACGCAAAGAGTTTTGACATTGATTgttttctatattatatttcaatttctaaataaaagtatatcAAGATGAGGTGAAAAAGAGTAGTATTTTGATTTCGAATCTGAACCAAAACGTAAAGTTTCGCATTAGATTGTTTTAGAAACAAAGCATATagttatacaaataatttttaaaatgttattgtgTTTTGaaagatttcaattttttttagaatcGAAGCCTATTAGACGATTTCAAATGTCATTTACAGCCTAGTGAATGTATTGGCAAAAaccatacaaattaaataataggaAGTCCgatatttctaaaataactatacttaataaattgattttttacaCGTACGGCAAAATTCTAGCAAAAAATGTAGATGAGTCTTGTTTATATCAACTGATTTGGAAAATTTTTGTGGAGTGGGAGAAAGAATGATATTCGTTAGAGTGAGGAGATTTAagtgaaaaattatttcattctcATCACAATTACCATTTtgtccttaatttttttttcttttccacttTTCCACTTATCTAGTGTGTCTGCGTTTGTTTTTGTACCTTTACTacatcttaatttaaaataattttttaaagtcaaattattacttaatcttatttaaactaattcctaaaattttatttcatcttaatatctaaaattcatatttcaatttattatatttttatcaatattaattttttcagtttaaataatcaatcacatttataatataatttacactatctacaatttaaattaaattaatttatatataaaaataaaataataatcttatctttttattaattaaattattttttaatttatcacatTTATCTCATCactcattaatttttataaatttttatttcattttctttaaaatcccATCATCTTTTCTTTACtccaaacaattcaaattttacTTCTGTTTTTCTCCTCACATTCACTCAAATGCCCTCTCCTAAATCTACTcccaaaaacaaacacaagctAAAAtgtataagcccaataaaatatttttattaaattatttttcttctacttGAAGACTTCACAGTTCTACTTCCCAATATATAATTGCACAACATATAGATGGTTCTAATGAATTAGTTGTAATTAAGctctaataatttatataataggCAGAAGAATAAGAGGTGAATATCAAAAGTGTATCAAAGTGAAgttcaaattattaatatcaaccccattatatttatttgtacacAAAGAACATGTTGACCCACTCTAGAGCTAGGAGCCATAGAATAAAAACTATTTGACATATATAAGCActacatttaaatattatacacACCACATAATTAGTCAAATCAACTCACTGAGAATATGTACACATTCAACGTATTATAAATACCCCATGATCCTCCCAACTTGTCATATCATCTAGCTTCTCACGTTTGCTTCCTAAATCTTTTCTAAATTGCTCAATTTCCCTTTGATTGTTCTCTCTTCAATAGTCATGGCTACATTTCATGCCAAACcaaaatgtgttgtgatttttCTAGCACTAGTTGCCTTCAATGGCTCCCTTGTATCTCATTGCAGGCAAATAAAACCATTGAATCAGCATTCCTCGAAAAAGGACACTGTAGAGCTGGACAACAATCCATCCCCTCTTCTTAAAGCCAGTGCTATTATTCCTACTACATCATCAGAGAATAAGAAAGTTGACTCATTCGTGATATCAAAAGATGATGTTGAAGGTTTAGGAGACACAAATGCTTTTCGACCCACAACACCAGGGAGCAGTCCTGGTGTAGGTCACCGAAAATTTGCAGCAGAAGGTAAAGATATGAAAGCAACTGTAGCAGTTCAAAGCCCTGATGTTAAAGTTCACTTTACTGAGGGCACAGAAAGTGGTTTCAAGCCTACAAACCCTGGCCATAGTCCAGGTGTTGGTCATGCTCAGCAAAACCAAATTGGGCAGTAAATTAGCAATGTAAATAAGCAATTCCTCATAGCGTTCCAAAACTAGTTCAGCTGCACATCGACGTATATTGTTGTCCTAAGTTTCATTCCATATTTCAGCTTCTGTATTATTCATGCATGTTGTTGCATGAGCTTAGTTTATCATTGGTTGGGTTCAACAGGTTGTTATGTATCGTTCAAAATGCTTCTCAGCATTTGCTACATCTACAATTGTCGGGTTATAGTGACTCAAAATGCAAATTAATAAACTTGTTACTTTTAGAAACGATTTCTTCTGTTCTAGACACAAACGCTAGTGAGTGTCTTTATGTCACTACTTACTTAAAGCCTAGAAATGGAAACAATAGTTATGCTGAAAATAGAAAGTATTCTATATTATTTAGggattaaaatattaatcagTTACAgtgaataaattttaacttgtttatgGAGTCCTCGTGAAATCTTTTATTTGATAAAGTCTTTCAACtctaaaatatgataatattaacaataaatatataaagaacgtaactaatttatacaaaattgtAGGTTAACACTAACCTAATTACTACTCAAGATGATAATAGTATagtttaaacttaaaataattatctttggCGACAAATCCAATTGGACTACCAGTTTATTTAAGGGGTAAAAACTGTCCGGTTATCAGACTGACTGGAAGAACATACTATATATTCCTTAGATGTCTCAGCTAgtattcctttattttttttctaatttattactTTCAGCTGAACAACTCGATGATATTTCTATCAAGATTAACAGACTATTTAGTTGTGTTTAATGGGTCATAGGTGCAGAAACACTATTATGTGCAGTGCATAAACACTGTTATATATGTCTGTCAAAAAGAAATATTGTCCTAATTTTTTGAGTTGACTGTCATTGTGCAGTTTGTATGCACATGCACAGTATAATATAATAACGCACTTTAGTGTGTATGAGTACTTTTAGATAGTGGTTTGCTTTTATGGTCATCAGGGTTAGGGGTCATACCAATGGGTAGGCTTAGTAAATATGTTCATATATCTTACAAGATAGAAGACGCAGACATTAACAGCACTCTGGTTTTAGGGATACAGAGTTAAGACCCAACCTAtcattttcaacaattttaaataaattattcactTAATCAAAGCAAGATCAAGGGTAAATAAATCACTCacaatatatacatttaaatcaCAAATTATAACTTGAATTCAAGATTAAACAACATGATCAAAATCTTCTACTCATCCGCGATCAAAACATAGTGAATTGGGGATGATTGATTTTATGCCTAATATAGATATAGGTTTGAGTTGGAGATAACTCAAAAGTTCATAAACACATtctttattttaggtttaattgggAGGATTACTAACCGGACAACGAGCTTTAATCATCCactaacttatttattttagttttaattttaattaatatacgtaaaattaatattaatttaaataaatataaattttttaattaaataatattaatcttatctatttttaatatttattttaattagtatttgataaaataatactaatttatttattaatatttattttatttaacgtttgattctaattttaaaaaacttaaatattaaaaataaataagattaatgatatcaataaaaataattatctaata contains:
- the LOC128197396 gene encoding precursor of CEP9-like, which produces MATFHAKPKCVVIFLALVAFNGSLVSHCRQIKPLNQHSSKKDTVELDNNPSPLLKASAIIPTTSSENKKVDSFVISKDDVEGLGDTNAFRPTTPGSSPGVGHRKFAAEGKDMKATVAVQSPDVKVHFTEGTESGFKPTNPGHSPGVGHAQQNQIGQ